In bacterium, the following proteins share a genomic window:
- a CDS encoding GGDEF domain-containing protein, translated as MKVSTVMSKKVATVTPRTTLVTVVRRMSGKKISCVIVQDREKALGIISERDIVRHLAANGGSLEGITAGQAMSSPVQTLYADTTLDRAVTLMTEKGFRRFPIINRRRKLIGVVTQSDVLQAFVREIETAHEKMKDLAIRDCLTGMFNRRLFMTTLEKEYYRSKRYGTPLSLIMVDLDDFKRVNDEHGHQYGDQVLKTVAEVIKRRIRDMDIAARFGGEEFIVLAPGTEILPACRLAERLREGIAETGTTASLGVACFPNNSSRFPDDLIRLADLALYRAKKSGKNQVVTWNKEMMENNNVT; from the coding sequence GTGAAAGTCAGCACTGTCATGTCCAAAAAGGTCGCCACCGTCACACCCAGGACGACCTTGGTGACGGTCGTCCGCAGGATGTCCGGAAAGAAGATCTCCTGTGTCATCGTCCAGGACCGGGAAAAGGCCCTCGGGATCATCAGCGAACGGGACATCGTCCGGCATCTCGCCGCCAACGGGGGCAGCCTTGAGGGGATCACCGCCGGTCAGGCCATGTCGTCACCTGTCCAGACCCTCTACGCCGACACCACCCTGGACCGGGCAGTAACCCTCATGACGGAGAAGGGGTTCCGGCGGTTCCCCATCATCAACAGGCGCAGGAAACTCATCGGGGTCGTCACCCAATCGGACGTGCTGCAGGCTTTCGTCCGGGAGATCGAGACCGCCCATGAAAAGATGAAGGACCTGGCGATCCGGGACTGCCTGACAGGCATGTTCAACCGGCGTCTGTTCATGACCACGCTGGAAAAGGAGTACTACCGGTCCAAACGCTACGGGACACCCCTTTCCCTGATCATGGTGGACCTGGACGATTTCAAGCGCGTCAACGACGAACACGGGCACCAGTACGGTGACCAGGTGCTCAAGACCGTCGCCGAGGTCATCAAGAGGCGTATCCGGGACATGGATATCGCCGCCCGCTTCGGAGGAGAGGAGTTCATCGTCCTTGCCCCAGGGACCGAAATATTACCGGCGTGCCGACTGGCTGAAAGGCTGAGAGAAGGCATCGCCGAAACCGGGACCACGGCAAGCCTGGGTGTTGCCTGCTTTCCCAATAACAGCTCCCGTTTCCCGGACGACCTCATCCGGCTTGCCGACCTGGCCCTCTACCGGGCCAAGAAGAGCGGGAAAAACCAGGTCGTCACCTGGAACAAAGAGATGATGGAGAACAACAATGTCACGTGA
- a CDS encoding Smr/MutS family protein, with the protein MSDEPVRIPVDGVLDLHTFQPKEVADLVEEYLAVCRSEGILQVRIIHGKGKGVQRRIVRSLLEKLDYVADYRNAEETAGGWGATTVVLKAKSPSGIERTWSK; encoded by the coding sequence GTGTCGGATGAGCCGGTCCGGATACCGGTGGACGGGGTCCTGGACCTGCACACTTTTCAGCCGAAGGAAGTGGCCGACCTGGTGGAAGAGTATCTTGCGGTCTGCCGCAGCGAGGGGATACTCCAGGTCCGGATCATCCACGGAAAGGGAAAGGGCGTCCAGCGCCGGATCGTCAGGTCCCTCCTCGAAAAGCTGGACTATGTAGCCGATTACCGGAATGCGGAGGAAACGGCAGGCGGATGGGGAGCGACAACGGTCGTTCTCAAGGCAAAAAGTCCATCAGGTATTGAAAGAACATGGAGCAAATGA
- a CDS encoding UXX-star (seleno)protein family 1: MSKVIIYGKLSUPYTVKAREAYGNEGREVDYRDVVQDSSLLEEMLKAAGGSRRVPVIIDGGKVTIGYGGT, encoded by the coding sequence ATGTCCAAAGTCATTATCTACGGAAAACTGAGCTGACCCTACACCGTCAAGGCCCGTGAGGCCTATGGGAATGAGGGGCGGGAAGTCGATTACCGGGACGTTGTCCAGGACTCATCTCTCCTGGAAGAGATGCTCAAGGCCGCCGGCGGCAGCCGCCGGGTCCCCGTCATCATCGACGGAGGAAAGGTGACCATCGGTTACGGGGGTACGTGA
- a CDS encoding 4Fe-4S dicluster domain-containing protein, with protein sequence MHLTVIPERCSGCKVCELACSVGRAGANNPKKSRIRVMVLYPHPVIRMPIVCKQCGVPKCGEGCPTNAIYRENGVVQIDEEKCISCYQCIASCPFGAMFLHEEVEQPLKCDLCDGQPMCVQACPKEALKFHPKHILGQAHRLSAARNYAKMSKVEYMDGGEKKTLRYARIKKGGQDET encoded by the coding sequence ATGCACCTGACAGTGATCCCGGAACGGTGTTCCGGGTGCAAGGTCTGCGAACTGGCCTGCAGCGTCGGCCGGGCCGGGGCCAACAACCCGAAGAAGAGCAGGATCCGGGTCATGGTCCTGTATCCGCATCCTGTCATCCGCATGCCCATCGTCTGCAAACAGTGCGGTGTGCCGAAGTGCGGAGAGGGCTGCCCCACCAACGCCATCTACCGTGAAAACGGCGTGGTCCAGATCGACGAGGAGAAATGCATCTCCTGCTACCAGTGCATCGCCAGCTGTCCCTTCGGGGCCATGTTCCTGCACGAGGAAGTGGAACAGCCGTTAAAGTGCGACCTGTGCGACGGGCAGCCCATGTGTGTGCAGGCGTGCCCCAAGGAGGCTCTCAAGTTCCATCCAAAACATATCCTGGGACAGGCTCACCGCCTTTCCGCGGCACGCAACTACGCGAAGATGAGCAAAGTGGAATACATGGACGGCGGGGAGAAAAAGACCCTCCGGTACGCCAGGATCAAGAAAGGCGGCCAGGATGAAACTTAA
- a CDS encoding aldehyde ferredoxin oxidoreductase family protein — MKLKGGYFFRILEVDLTSGTSTVRPFDEEFALKFIGGRGFGARILADHLKKHGKVDPLGPENILVIAPGPLTGVYLPSSGKNSFITLSPATGIYGDSSIGGVFGVELRQAGFDAVVLKGRAPVLSFLSIEDDKIKVVPMPRAAGATNLEAEKMVREATGDEDMKIASIGPAGENAVVYSCVNTDWSRNAGRIGIGAVMGSKNLKAIAVRGSRDLPVANLPALMEASREGYALLKNHEYFRFWQEQGLMSVVDYANKMGILPTRNFQETIYDRADRMNGYVMEDRYKIGDSACFGCSMTCGNVCLVKEGKYRGTVTEGPEYESAAMLGSNLGTSNFAFILKANALCDELGVDTISTGSIIAAVIEGLERGFLTEGDLDGKAIGWGDEDPILELIEKISRREGVGDTLAGGARSIISRWPDMARVVNHVKGLEQSAYDARAAISMALGFGTSDIGAHHTRAWTVATELENGTGWGLEEKADFVIYHQTVRPLFDMLGVCRLPWIELGFPEEYYQRFFAAVTGVDLSMDELMARSNHIYDLTRAINVAQGVTRSDDYPPRRTLEDPVPAGPTAGKSVDREEYEKILSMYYEKRGWDQDGKPSMEL; from the coding sequence ATGAAACTTAAAGGCGGCTACTTTTTCAGGATTCTCGAGGTGGACCTGACTTCAGGTACAAGTACGGTGCGGCCTTTTGACGAGGAGTTCGCCCTCAAGTTCATCGGCGGCAGAGGGTTCGGCGCCAGGATACTGGCTGACCACCTCAAGAAGCACGGGAAGGTCGATCCCCTCGGCCCGGAGAATATCCTTGTCATCGCTCCAGGTCCCCTCACGGGAGTCTATCTGCCCTCCTCGGGGAAGAACTCCTTCATCACCCTTTCCCCCGCCACGGGGATCTACGGTGACTCCAGCATCGGGGGCGTTTTCGGGGTTGAGCTGCGGCAGGCGGGGTTCGATGCCGTCGTCCTGAAGGGCCGCGCCCCGGTGCTCTCCTTCCTTTCCATCGAGGACGACAAGATCAAGGTCGTCCCCATGCCGAGGGCGGCGGGCGCCACCAACCTTGAAGCGGAGAAGATGGTCCGTGAGGCGACCGGTGACGAGGACATGAAGATCGCTTCCATCGGCCCGGCCGGGGAGAACGCCGTTGTCTATTCGTGTGTCAACACCGACTGGAGCCGCAACGCCGGACGGATCGGGATCGGCGCCGTCATGGGTTCCAAGAACCTGAAAGCCATTGCGGTGCGGGGCTCGAGGGACCTGCCGGTGGCCAACCTCCCGGCCCTCATGGAGGCGTCCAGGGAAGGGTATGCGCTACTGAAAAACCACGAGTATTTCCGCTTCTGGCAGGAGCAGGGTCTCATGTCGGTGGTGGATTATGCCAACAAGATGGGGATCCTGCCCACCCGCAATTTCCAGGAAACCATCTACGACAGGGCCGACCGCATGAACGGGTACGTCATGGAGGACCGTTACAAGATCGGCGATTCGGCATGCTTCGGCTGTTCCATGACGTGCGGAAACGTCTGCCTCGTCAAGGAGGGCAAGTACCGGGGCACCGTGACGGAAGGCCCCGAATACGAGTCGGCCGCCATGCTGGGCAGCAACCTGGGAACATCCAACTTCGCCTTTATTCTCAAGGCCAACGCCCTGTGTGACGAACTGGGCGTGGACACCATCTCCACCGGGTCCATTATCGCTGCGGTCATTGAGGGTCTCGAGCGGGGTTTCCTTACAGAGGGCGACCTGGACGGGAAGGCCATCGGGTGGGGTGACGAGGACCCGATCCTGGAACTGATCGAAAAGATATCCAGGCGGGAGGGGGTCGGCGACACCCTGGCCGGCGGGGCGAGGTCCATTATCTCGAGGTGGCCCGATATGGCCCGCGTGGTCAACCATGTCAAGGGGCTCGAGCAATCGGCCTACGATGCCCGGGCCGCGATTTCCATGGCCCTTGGCTTCGGGACCTCGGACATCGGTGCCCATCACACCAGGGCCTGGACCGTGGCCACGGAACTGGAGAACGGTACCGGCTGGGGCCTGGAGGAAAAAGCCGATTTCGTCATCTACCACCAGACGGTCAGGCCCCTGTTCGACATGCTGGGTGTCTGCAGGCTTCCCTGGATCGAGCTCGGGTTCCCGGAAGAGTATTATCAGCGCTTTTTTGCCGCGGTCACCGGTGTGGACCTTTCAATGGATGAGCTTATGGCACGTTCCAACCACATCTACGATCTCACACGGGCGATCAACGTCGCCCAGGGAGTGACCCGGAGTGACGATTATCCGCCCCGCAGGACCCTGGAAGACCCGGTGCCCGCCGGTCCCACCGCCGGCAAGTCCGTCGATCGTGAGGAGTACGAGAAGATCCTGAGTATGTACTATGAAAAGCGTGGATGGGACCAGGACGGTAAACCTTCCATGGAACTCTGA
- a CDS encoding NYN domain-containing protein encodes MSRDENGHTLAVFVDFENIVLGFKGQGGKGKKSGKFEIKLIIERLVEKGKIVVKKAYADWTRYADYKHALHEAGLELIEIPKRQMVGKNSADIRLVVDALDLSWAKEHIDTFVIVSGDSDFSPLVSKLKENGKRVIGMSLQDSASALLTDNCDEFIYYEELENPVGIPPKLAESIPKGRKSAFQLLVDSIVALVRENKEILWSSMVKETMKRKKPSFSESAVGYRTFSELLEDAQRNGLIRLRQDEKSGSYIIVGFGKEEGK; translated from the coding sequence ATGTCACGTGACGAGAACGGACACACCCTGGCGGTGTTTGTGGATTTCGAGAACATCGTTCTCGGGTTCAAGGGCCAGGGGGGCAAAGGGAAAAAATCGGGCAAGTTCGAGATCAAGCTGATCATCGAACGTCTGGTGGAAAAGGGCAAGATCGTGGTCAAGAAAGCCTACGCGGACTGGACCCGCTACGCCGACTACAAACACGCCCTTCACGAGGCGGGTCTCGAACTTATCGAGATCCCCAAACGCCAGATGGTCGGAAAGAACTCGGCCGACATCAGGCTGGTCGTGGACGCCCTGGACCTCTCCTGGGCCAAGGAGCACATCGACACCTTCGTCATCGTGTCTGGGGACTCCGATTTTTCACCCCTCGTCTCCAAACTCAAGGAGAACGGCAAACGGGTCATCGGCATGAGCCTGCAGGATTCCGCCTCTGCCCTTCTCACCGACAACTGCGACGAGTTCATCTACTACGAGGAACTGGAAAACCCGGTGGGGATACCGCCAAAGCTGGCCGAATCGATCCCGAAGGGGCGCAAATCGGCATTCCAGCTCCTGGTGGATTCCATCGTCGCCCTGGTCCGGGAGAACAAGGAGATCCTGTGGTCCTCCATGGTCAAGGAGACCATGAAGCGGAAAAAGCCCTCTTTTTCAGAGTCCGCTGTGGGTTACCGGACTTTCAGCGAGCTTCTCGAGGACGCGCAGAGGAACGGGCTTATCCGCCTTCGCCAGGACGAGAAGAGCGGCTCGTACATCATCGTGGGGTTCGGGAAAGAGGAAGGGAAGTAA